In the genome of Bosea sp. BIWAKO-01, the window CACCATCGGGTAGTCGGGCGGCAGACCCCACTTTTCGCGATACTGCTCGGGCGACATATTGTACTGCGTACGAAGATGACGCTTCAGCGACTTGAACTTCTTCCCGTCCTCAAGGCAGATCAGATAGTCGGCCGTGATGGATTTCTTGACCGGAATGGCCGGCTTGGGCGCCTCGGCAGGCACAACCGGCGCAACACCACCAACAACGCGGCTCAGGGCGGCATGCACATCGCTGATCAAAGCGGGCAATTCGGACGTAGGAACAGAATTGTTCGACACATAAGCGGACACGATGTCCGCGGTCAGCTCGATGAAATCCGAGCCGTCGTTGTCGGTCATGGCGAAAATACTCCTTATGTGTTCTTGGACAAAAAAATCGTCGGATCGGCCTGTACGTCCCGCGACTGAAGCCTTCGAACTTCCAGCCCAGCAGCTGGTCAAGAGCTGCCCAAGCCAGAATCACGAAAAGCGAGACGACGAGGAAACGGTTTAATGCATAGAAAACACTCTCGCAAGACAATAATCGATCGCATGAATACATTCAAACGCCCGACTTACTGCGCCCGCGAACATTGTTCATAGCGTCCGTATTGTGTCGCGGCCCTGATCATGCTCGGTCTGGTTGTCTTGCTCGCGCCACACACCGGCCTTACCTGTTCATTGCGCGCGCGAAGTACCCAAATGTCCTATGCCTCTCCAGATTTGAACTCCGAACCTTCGTGAACATCGCAACAAACGACGTTGACTACGCAACGATAGCCACATCGCCTTCAATCCTTAACGCCATCTTAAGATAGTGCGAGCCCTGCCGTGACCAAACGCCTCCCCTTGCCTCCCCATGCCGAGAAGCGGCCGGAAACCCGCACCGTTCACGGAGTTGCGCTGAGCGACGCCTATGGCTGGCTCAGGGCCGAGAACTGGAAGGATGTTCTCCGGGACCCCGGCAAACTGCCGGCAGATATTCGCGCCTATCTTGAAGCTGAGAACACCTATTGCGCAGCATTGATGGCACCGACGCGTGCTCTGCAGCGCGATCTCGTCAAGGAAATGCGCGGCCGGATCAAGGAAGACGATGCAGCCGTCCCACAGCCGGACGGCGCCTTCCTCTACTATTCGCGCTATCGGCGCGGCGGCGAACATCCGCTCATCTGCCGCAAGCCACGCATCAGGCCCGAAAAGGGCGAAGCACGCGAGCAGCTCCTGCTCGATGCCGACGCCCTGGCGAAGGGGAAGGACTTCTTCGAGCTCGGCGATGCGGCCCACAGCCCGGATCACAGCTTGCTTGCCTGGAGTGCTGACGAGGCAGGCTCGGAACTCCACGACATCAAAGTCCGCGACCTTGCCACCGGGGCGGATCTGGACGACCGGATCACCGACACCACCGGCGACATCGTCTGGGCGCCCGATTCACGCTCCTTCGCGTATGTTCGTCTCGACGCCGATCACCGCCCGTCGCAGGTCTTCCGCCATCGACTTGGCACCGGGATGGACGAGGACGAGCTCCTGCATGACGAGCAGGATGCAGGCATGTTCGTCGATATCGACGAGACCCAGTCCGGCCGCTTCCTGCTGATCTCGATCAGCGATCATGAAACCTCGGAGACCCGTTTCGTCGATCTTGCCGCACCGCAGGCTGAGCCGGTCCTGATCGCGCCGCGCGAGACGGGCCGCCAGTACAGCGTCGAGCATCACGGCGACGACTTCCTGATCCTGACCAACGCCGATGCCGAGGACTTCAAGATCGTCTCGGCTCCGCTCGAATCCCCGTCGCCGGAAAACTGGCGGGACCTGATACCGCACCGATCAGGCCGTCTGATCCTCAGCCATGTCTGCCTGAAGGATCGGCTCATCCGGCTCGAACGCGAGGATGGCCTGCCGCGCATCGTCATCCGCGACCTCGCCAGCGGCGTCGAGAGCAGCATCTCATTCGACGAAGAGGCCTATGGTCTCGGCCTCGATGCCGGCTACGAATTCGAAACCGACACGCTGCGCTTCCTCTATGCCTCGATGGCGCGCCCGGCCGAAACCTACGACTACAACATGGCGACGGGAGAGCGGACGCTACTGAAGCGCCAGGAGGTTCCGTCCGGTCACGATCCGGCGGCCTATCGGGTGCGACGTGTCTTCGCGACGGCG includes:
- a CDS encoding MucR family transcriptional regulator, translated to MTDNDGSDFIELTADIVSAYVSNNSVPTSELPALISDVHAALSRVVGGVAPVVPAEAPKPAIPVKKSITADYLICLEDGKKFKSLKRHLRTQYNMSPEQYREKWGLPPDYPMVAPNYAEARSQLAKKMGLGQQRRKRR
- a CDS encoding S9 family peptidase yields the protein MTKRLPLPPHAEKRPETRTVHGVALSDAYGWLRAENWKDVLRDPGKLPADIRAYLEAENTYCAALMAPTRALQRDLVKEMRGRIKEDDAAVPQPDGAFLYYSRYRRGGEHPLICRKPRIRPEKGEAREQLLLDADALAKGKDFFELGDAAHSPDHSLLAWSADEAGSELHDIKVRDLATGADLDDRITDTTGDIVWAPDSRSFAYVRLDADHRPSQVFRHRLGTGMDEDELLHDEQDAGMFVDIDETQSGRFLLISISDHETSETRFVDLAAPQAEPVLIAPRETGRQYSVEHHGDDFLILTNADAEDFKIVSAPLESPSPENWRDLIPHRSGRLILSHVCLKDRLIRLEREDGLPRIVIRDLASGVESSISFDEEAYGLGLDAGYEFETDTLRFLYASMARPAETYDYNMATGERTLLKRQEVPSGHDPAAYRVRRVFATAKDGARVPVSLLHRADLALDGSAPCLLYGYGSYGAAMSASFRTNPLSLVDRGFVYAIAHIRGGTDKGWRWYLDGKREKKTNTFTDFIAAAEMLADTGFTARGRIVAQGGSAGGMLMGAIANMAPELFAGIIAEVPFVDVLNTILDDTLPLTPPEWPEWGNPIRDVEAFHMIKSYSPYDNVRAQAYPPLLAMGGLTDPRVTYWEPAKWVAQLRATMTGGGPVLLHTNMEAGHGGSAGRFDSLKEVALAYAFAIHTIREGWPEQAIAKR